One window of Pseudacidobacterium ailaaui genomic DNA carries:
- a CDS encoding deoxyribodipyrimidine photo-lyase → MEKKEKLPEWLRPWAKGPRVTVRRGGPLVPGARCVVYWMQRAQRGVDNPALDLAIALGNDLGLPVIVFLSIISNYPHANLRHYTFLAQGLSDIAEDLAQRNVAFVVRRPPENQLEKLLHELGAAVLVGDENPCRGPERWRQVLSRRLHLPFLTVDADVVVPSRLFEKHFYALHIFRPHLYAELPRYLVRPSQEKALHEWKRPSGFSSWDLRGDITEGWKDFDRSVTPVDTFTGGTHAALRRLHQFVSEGLRDYPKLRNHPEWDGTSRLSPYLHFGHISPVTIALAAQQAVTDGKAPQQAYDVFINELIGWRELSVNFVRHVSAYDSFDCAPDWARKTLREHARDKRPYVYSLEEMEQAQTHDELWNAAQMQMVRHGWMHNYMRMYWAKKILEWSPSPELAYEYAVLLNDKYELDGRDPNGYAGIAWAIAGVHDRPWFERPVFGTIRYMSGGSTGRKFNSRQYINNVVSGRQL, encoded by the coding sequence ATGGAAAAAAAGGAGAAGCTACCAGAATGGCTAAGGCCCTGGGCCAAAGGTCCCCGCGTTACCGTGCGCAGAGGAGGACCACTCGTACCGGGCGCCAGGTGTGTCGTCTACTGGATGCAGCGTGCGCAGCGGGGAGTGGACAATCCTGCACTCGATCTTGCCATCGCCCTCGGCAATGATCTGGGGCTGCCCGTCATCGTCTTTCTTTCGATCATCTCCAACTATCCTCATGCCAACCTGCGCCATTACACGTTTCTGGCCCAGGGCCTGTCAGATATTGCCGAAGACCTGGCCCAGCGTAACGTGGCCTTTGTCGTACGTCGGCCGCCGGAAAACCAACTGGAGAAGCTGCTTCATGAGCTGGGGGCTGCCGTGCTCGTGGGCGATGAAAACCCCTGCCGTGGACCCGAACGCTGGCGGCAGGTGCTGTCGCGTCGGCTGCATCTGCCTTTTCTTACCGTAGACGCTGATGTTGTAGTGCCTTCCCGCCTCTTTGAAAAGCACTTCTACGCGCTGCACATTTTCCGGCCGCATCTTTATGCCGAGCTCCCTCGTTATCTGGTCAGGCCGTCCCAGGAAAAGGCCCTTCACGAATGGAAGCGCCCCTCAGGATTCTCATCGTGGGACCTCCGCGGTGACATTACTGAAGGATGGAAGGACTTCGATCGTTCTGTAACTCCAGTAGATACATTTACCGGAGGCACACACGCGGCCCTCCGCCGCCTGCACCAGTTTGTATCCGAAGGACTGCGCGATTACCCAAAGCTGCGCAATCATCCCGAGTGGGACGGCACCAGCCGTCTTTCCCCCTACCTGCACTTCGGTCACATCAGCCCTGTCACGATTGCGCTGGCCGCACAGCAGGCGGTCACGGACGGCAAGGCCCCGCAGCAGGCCTACGATGTGTTCATCAATGAGCTGATAGGCTGGCGCGAGCTTTCCGTGAACTTCGTAAGACATGTTTCCGCCTATGATTCCTTCGATTGTGCTCCGGACTGGGCCAGGAAGACCCTGCGTGAGCATGCCCGCGACAAACGCCCGTATGTGTACTCTCTGGAAGAGATGGAGCAGGCGCAGACGCACGATGAGCTCTGGAATGCAGCACAGATGCAGATGGTCCGGCACGGATGGATGCACAACTACATGCGCATGTACTGGGCCAAGAAGATTCTTGAGTGGTCGCCCTCTCCCGAGCTGGCGTATGAATATGCTGTCCTTTTGAATGACAAATATGAGCTGGACGGCCGCGATCCCAATGGATATGCGGGCATCGCCTGGGCCATTGCCGGGGTTCATGACCGCCCCTGGTTTGAGCGGCCAGTTTTTGGCACCATCCGGTACATGTCCGGCGGATCAACAGGAAGAAAGTTCAATTCCCGGCAATATATCAACAACGTGGTCTCGGGCAGGCAGCTTTGA
- a CDS encoding cytochrome c oxidase subunit 3 family protein: MDSQAIATQPTSFPGAHGEHEQHSPHLRHHFATVDQQREAASFGMWLFLLTEIMFFGGMFTAYLIYRNWYYPAFVAGSHQLSILLGTINTTVLICSSFTMAMGVYSAEMKRRKALLGWLVATLCLGLVFLGIKAIEYHEKWERHHVPGLNFSINDFTHVDPNYSQDKPLPVDMAEKTQTYFSLYFMLTGVHALHMLVGISILLVLIFQAWRGMYTTGHMTTIENFGLYWHFVDIVWIFLFPLLYLISRHQ; encoded by the coding sequence TTGGATAGCCAGGCCATCGCAACCCAGCCCACGTCCTTTCCCGGAGCGCACGGCGAGCATGAGCAGCACTCGCCGCACCTGCGCCATCACTTTGCCACGGTCGACCAGCAGCGCGAGGCCGCGAGCTTTGGCATGTGGCTCTTTCTGCTGACCGAAATCATGTTTTTCGGCGGCATGTTTACCGCCTATCTCATCTACCGTAACTGGTACTACCCCGCTTTCGTTGCTGGCAGCCATCAGCTTTCCATCCTTCTTGGGACCATTAATACGACGGTCCTCATCTGCTCCAGCTTTACGATGGCCATGGGTGTCTACAGCGCAGAAATGAAGCGGCGCAAGGCCCTTCTTGGCTGGCTGGTGGCCACCCTGTGCCTCGGCCTCGTCTTTCTGGGCATTAAAGCCATCGAATATCACGAAAAGTGGGAGCGCCATCACGTCCCCGGGCTGAACTTCAGCATCAATGACTTCACCCATGTAGACCCGAATTATTCCCAGGACAAACCCTTGCCCGTGGACATGGCGGAAAAGACCCAGACCTACTTCTCGCTGTATTTCATGCTGACCGGGGTCCATGCTCTTCATATGCTGGTGGGCATCTCCATCCTGCTGGTGCTGATCTTTCAGGCGTGGCGCGGGATGTATACAACCGGACACATGACCACCATCGAAAACTTCGGGCTGTATTGGCATTTTGTAGATATTGTCTGGATCTTTCTCTTTCCTTTGCTGTATCTGATTAGCCGGCATCAATGA
- a CDS encoding choice-of-anchor D domain-containing protein, translated as MATIRWWRLALWASVVGHLCSFAVGQQALSLRSGSQQRMQQNSRKFLAPRTIPGHRLLPAQMRMQARLQDQRLHAEALSGTDAVWTSIGPGAVLTPQFGLISGRITSLAADASDPSGNTLYVGTTGGGVWKSTNAAAPSASVLFTPLTDTLQPASNCQTPVVPSLSIGALAVLPGGIVLAGTGDPNDALDSYYGEGILRSADGGQSWCLISGAADHLLRTYSFIGEGFSGFAWGSANPQLVVAAVADAAEGVVVDAESSAANSFAGLYYSQDAGLTWHLAKIQDGPGMVVQSPDQSPLGASGNAATSVTWNPVRKRFYAAVRYHGYYESTDGMTWTRLQNQPGAGLNAAQCPANPNAIGSEQCPIFRGTIVSQPVTGDLFAMTVDNSNQDQGLWRDVCNASSSGCASSTVTFSQQIADTPLQQGGKVPQGDYDLSLAAVPAQQDTLLFVGTKDLFRCSLLNGCVWRNTTNTSSCAAARVAPSQHAIEATFGANGWMFFGTDGGLWRTSDAVNQQQPVCSSDDAAHFEDLNGALGPISEVAAFSVHPQNPALMMASLGAFGTAALSGTPGAWTLALSGEGDNSAIDPQNPQNWYATVAPSGASPFLESCLSGSACASSGPWTAALGSAQIGNDVTGPIIPWILDPQDTSNIILGTCRVWRGPASGQGWTLNNLLSNPLDKDQQTSNCNGNALVRSLAASGGSGNTEVLYAGMAGWADGGASIAGHLYSATVPASGGLAAWNDLTQSPIINAAGAVFNAGGFDISSIEVDPHDPTGNTVYVTRQGFLTPGVNGALVYRSVDGGAHWISIASNLPNAPANSVLVDPQDANTVYVALDTGVYATRNIIACTDTSYPCWSRLGSGLPYTPVTQLHSISNGSTQLLLASTYGRGIWQVPLLTSGTQSTNAVLTPSALTFSGQAVNSVSAAQTVTVTNTGPVSLSVTSIAVSQSFTEGNTCSQPVATGQSCTIEVSFAPLVTGPIQGTLTIFGNLPGGQMTASLSGTGLPAGTLLVMPGSLNFGNTLIGATSPAQNITVSNTGSGTLSLQPPVISGDFQIAANTCGTSLPPNSGCTVSIVFSPTASGLRSGAFTISSGSSTQMVQLSGNGQTQATAQLSPSSLNFSTPVTAGTVSQPQSVTLTNTGDAALAQIQVSVSGDFLLQNNCSALLPGHSSCVIGVSFAPQQVGVETGTLRVSTALGIQTVALSGTGTAPAGLSLLPSSVNFGGQGINTTSQQQTVSLTNNGGVALTGLSFAVSGDFALAGNTCQSGGTLPVGGTCAISITFTPTQTQSRKGTLTIGAVELSAPYTLPLSGIGEDFNLALTGQTSWIIVSGQQASYQVQLTSVDGSSGPIQISCSNLPQNASCTSSLAAGATLSSGSTLTATITVVTGVGPSAALLWQRMTTAFAFLPYIFVLLPKNRPVRKLWLGGAVSCLLFLFTACGTSASGGSGSTPGNQPGSTPSNTYTIQINAALDGLTKSVAATLTVE; from the coding sequence ATGGCAACGATTCGATGGTGGAGGCTGGCCCTCTGGGCTTCGGTTGTGGGACATCTTTGCAGCTTCGCGGTCGGGCAGCAGGCGCTCTCTCTGCGCAGCGGCAGCCAGCAGCGGATGCAGCAAAACTCCCGCAAATTTCTTGCTCCACGCACCATTCCGGGCCATCGCCTGCTTCCCGCACAGATGCGGATGCAGGCCCGTCTTCAGGACCAGAGGCTCCATGCTGAGGCCCTCTCTGGAACAGATGCGGTATGGACTTCCATAGGCCCCGGCGCTGTCCTTACCCCGCAGTTTGGTCTGATAAGCGGGCGGATTACCAGTCTTGCTGCCGATGCCTCCGACCCCAGCGGCAACACTTTATATGTGGGCACAACAGGAGGAGGTGTGTGGAAGTCCACGAATGCCGCGGCCCCCTCTGCCTCGGTCCTCTTCACTCCCCTTACGGATACCCTCCAGCCTGCCTCCAACTGCCAGACTCCAGTTGTTCCCTCGCTCAGCATTGGTGCTCTTGCAGTGCTGCCAGGCGGTATCGTGCTGGCCGGTACAGGGGATCCAAACGATGCGCTGGACTCCTACTATGGGGAAGGCATTCTGCGCTCCGCAGATGGAGGCCAATCCTGGTGCCTCATCTCCGGCGCTGCGGATCACCTTCTCCGCACCTATTCTTTCATCGGTGAGGGGTTCTCCGGTTTCGCCTGGGGCAGCGCCAATCCCCAGCTGGTGGTGGCGGCAGTGGCGGACGCTGCAGAAGGCGTTGTGGTCGATGCAGAATCCTCCGCAGCGAACAGCTTTGCCGGCCTTTACTATTCGCAGGACGCCGGATTGACATGGCACCTGGCCAAAATCCAGGACGGCCCCGGAATGGTGGTTCAGTCTCCCGACCAGTCGCCTTTGGGCGCTTCCGGAAACGCCGCCACTTCCGTCACCTGGAACCCTGTGCGCAAACGCTTCTATGCCGCTGTGCGATACCACGGTTACTACGAGTCCACAGACGGCATGACCTGGACCCGGCTCCAGAACCAGCCCGGCGCGGGACTGAATGCGGCGCAGTGTCCGGCCAACCCCAATGCCATTGGTTCAGAACAGTGTCCCATCTTCCGCGGAACCATTGTGTCTCAACCTGTCACTGGCGACCTCTTTGCAATGACTGTGGACAACAGCAATCAGGACCAGGGCCTGTGGCGGGACGTATGCAATGCCAGCAGCAGCGGCTGTGCCTCTTCTACGGTCACTTTCTCGCAGCAGATTGCTGACACCCCTCTCCAGCAGGGCGGGAAGGTCCCCCAGGGCGATTATGACCTGTCTCTTGCTGCCGTGCCCGCGCAGCAGGACACGCTATTGTTCGTCGGCACAAAAGACCTTTTCCGATGCAGCCTTCTGAATGGCTGTGTCTGGCGGAACACGACCAACACCAGCAGTTGCGCGGCGGCAAGGGTCGCGCCTTCCCAGCACGCCATTGAGGCCACATTTGGCGCGAACGGTTGGATGTTTTTCGGCACAGACGGAGGACTCTGGCGCACCAGCGACGCAGTCAATCAGCAGCAGCCCGTTTGCTCTTCCGATGATGCGGCCCATTTTGAAGACCTGAACGGTGCACTCGGTCCCATCAGCGAAGTTGCGGCCTTTTCCGTGCATCCGCAGAATCCCGCCCTCATGATGGCTTCACTCGGCGCATTCGGGACCGCGGCCCTTTCTGGTACCCCAGGTGCATGGACACTTGCCCTCTCCGGGGAAGGCGACAACAGCGCGATCGATCCGCAAAATCCACAAAACTGGTATGCCACCGTGGCCCCGTCCGGTGCCAGTCCCTTTCTTGAAAGCTGTTTGTCCGGAAGCGCCTGCGCTTCTTCCGGCCCTTGGACGGCGGCCCTCGGCAGTGCACAGATCGGAAATGATGTAACCGGCCCGATCATTCCCTGGATCCTCGACCCGCAGGACACCTCCAACATCATTCTGGGCACCTGCCGCGTGTGGCGCGGTCCCGCCAGTGGTCAGGGCTGGACGCTGAACAATCTCCTCAGCAACCCTCTGGATAAGGACCAGCAGACCAGCAACTGCAACGGCAATGCCCTGGTTCGCTCCCTGGCTGCCTCCGGAGGCAGTGGTAACACGGAGGTCCTCTATGCTGGCATGGCGGGCTGGGCCGATGGCGGCGCATCCATTGCCGGGCATCTCTATTCCGCGACGGTGCCCGCCTCCGGTGGTCTGGCTGCCTGGAACGATCTGACCCAATCCCCCATCATCAACGCGGCTGGCGCCGTTTTCAATGCAGGAGGTTTTGATATCTCCTCGATCGAAGTAGACCCGCATGATCCCACGGGCAACACTGTGTATGTAACGCGACAGGGCTTTCTTACGCCCGGAGTCAATGGTGCGCTGGTCTATCGCAGCGTGGATGGCGGCGCGCATTGGATTTCCATCGCCAGCAATCTCCCGAATGCTCCTGCGAACAGTGTCCTCGTGGACCCGCAGGACGCCAACACTGTGTATGTGGCTTTGGATACAGGCGTCTATGCGACGCGCAACATCATCGCCTGCACAGACACTAGTTATCCTTGCTGGAGCAGGCTCGGGTCAGGACTTCCTTATACTCCTGTTACCCAGCTCCACTCAATCAGCAACGGCAGCACACAATTGCTGCTGGCCTCCACCTATGGACGTGGAATCTGGCAGGTCCCTTTGCTTACATCCGGCACGCAGTCCACAAATGCTGTTCTTACACCTTCTGCTCTTACATTCAGCGGACAGGCGGTCAACAGCGTCAGCGCGGCGCAGACCGTCACCGTTACGAATACCGGGCCTGTTTCTCTTTCTGTCACGAGTATCGCAGTCAGCCAGAGTTTTACTGAAGGGAACACCTGCTCACAGCCTGTTGCTACCGGCCAGAGCTGTACGATCGAGGTCAGCTTCGCCCCGCTGGTGACCGGTCCCATCCAGGGCACGCTTACCATCTTCGGGAACCTTCCTGGCGGTCAGATGACGGCTTCACTTTCCGGTACGGGACTCCCCGCAGGCACTCTGCTGGTCATGCCCGGCAGTCTCAACTTCGGAAATACTCTCATTGGCGCTACCAGCCCGGCCCAGAACATCACCGTTTCCAATACAGGAAGCGGCACACTCAGCCTGCAACCACCCGTGATCAGCGGAGACTTTCAAATTGCTGCCAACACCTGTGGTACCTCCCTGCCGCCCAATAGCGGCTGCACCGTCAGCATTGTTTTTTCCCCCACGGCCTCGGGCCTGCGCAGCGGCGCATTTACCATCAGCAGCGGCTCCAGCACCCAGATGGTCCAGCTTTCTGGCAATGGTCAAACGCAGGCCACGGCACAGCTTTCTCCATCGAGCCTGAATTTCTCCACACCCGTCACGGCAGGAACTGTCAGTCAGCCTCAATCTGTCACTCTCACGAATACCGGCGATGCCGCGCTGGCCCAGATCCAGGTATCAGTCAGTGGCGATTTTCTGCTCCAGAACAACTGCTCTGCGCTGCTTCCCGGCCATTCTTCCTGCGTCATTGGTGTGAGCTTCGCCCCCCAGCAGGTCGGGGTGGAGACCGGGACACTGCGGGTCAGCACGGCGCTTGGAATACAGACCGTCGCCCTCTCCGGTACAGGGACCGCGCCCGCAGGTCTCTCTCTCTTGCCCTCCTCGGTCAACTTTGGTGGGCAGGGCATCAATACCACCAGCCAGCAGCAGACCGTTTCCCTTACAAACAATGGCGGGGTCGCCCTTACAGGATTAAGCTTTGCCGTCAGTGGTGACTTTGCCCTTGCAGGCAACACATGCCAGTCCGGCGGAACACTTCCTGTCGGCGGTACCTGCGCCATCAGCATCACATTTACTCCCACCCAGACCCAGTCCCGTAAGGGAACTCTGACCATCGGTGCGGTTGAACTTTCCGCGCCCTACACTCTCCCCCTTTCCGGCATTGGAGAGGACTTTAACTTGGCCCTTACCGGGCAGACGTCCTGGATCATTGTGAGTGGACAGCAGGCGAGCTATCAGGTGCAGCTTACTTCGGTCGATGGTTCCAGCGGGCCTATCCAGATCAGCTGCTCCAATCTGCCCCAAAATGCGTCCTGCACCTCCAGCCTTGCTGCGGGAGCAACGCTTTCCTCTGGAAGTACACTCACGGCCACCATTACTGTTGTCACCGGGGTCGGGCCCAGCGCGGCCCTGCTCTGGCAGAGGATGACAACTGCATTCGCTTTCCTTCCCTATATTTTTGTACTGTTGCCCAAGAATAGACCTGTGCGCAAACTCTGGCTTGGGGGTGCGGTATCGTGCCTCTTGTTCCTGTTTACTGCCTGCGGCACCAGCGCCAGCGGAGGTTCAGGTTCTACTCCCGGTAACCAGCCAGGTTCCACGCCATCAAATACTTACACCATTCAGATCAATGCGGCCCTCGATGGATTAACAAAAAGTGTCGCAGCCACCCTTACAGTCGAATAG
- a CDS encoding cytochrome C oxidase subunit IV family protein, whose translation MAEPTLHDQLDLEPTRHEHHTVGPKVYLGVFTALLAFTALTVAASYAELGVFNAVVALAIAVTKAVLVILFFMHIRYSSRLLKLTVASGIFTFLILITLTLSDYISRAWGLW comes from the coding sequence ATGGCAGAACCAACCCTTCATGACCAGTTAGATCTTGAGCCGACCCGGCATGAACATCACACGGTCGGCCCCAAAGTATACCTCGGCGTCTTTACCGCCCTGCTGGCATTTACTGCGCTCACAGTGGCTGCTTCCTATGCGGAACTGGGTGTCTTCAATGCTGTTGTTGCGCTGGCCATTGCTGTCACCAAGGCCGTACTGGTCATTCTTTTCTTCATGCACATCCGCTACAGTTCACGACTGCTGAAGCTCACGGTGGCCTCCGGCATCTTCACCTTCCTCATTCTCATTACGCTTACGCTGAGCGACTATATCAGCCGTGCCTGGGGGCTCTGGTAA
- a CDS encoding DinB family protein has translation MIFSKPWSDEAHPIRMDELQNSFLLLSRTPAVLDAFLRGLPDAWLRQNEGENTMSCFDVVGHLIHGEKTNWMPRLRTILESGETKPLPAFDRWGHVRECEGRTMEELLDEFARLRRGNLDDLRLLHLRKEDLALCGHHPALGRITLGQLLATWTAHDLTHLHQLSRILAHSLRDDVGPFLNFLGVLQCNGHSSS, from the coding sequence ATGATTTTTTCGAAGCCGTGGTCGGATGAAGCTCATCCCATCAGGATGGACGAACTGCAGAACTCATTTTTGCTTCTTTCCCGGACGCCCGCAGTCCTGGACGCTTTCTTGCGCGGGCTTCCTGATGCGTGGTTGCGGCAGAACGAAGGCGAAAACACGATGTCCTGTTTTGATGTGGTGGGACATTTGATTCATGGCGAGAAAACAAACTGGATGCCGCGCCTCAGGACAATCCTGGAATCGGGAGAAACAAAACCTCTGCCTGCCTTTGACCGCTGGGGCCATGTTCGGGAATGTGAGGGCAGGACGATGGAAGAGCTTCTGGATGAGTTTGCCCGGCTCCGCAGAGGAAACCTTGACGATCTGCGCTTGCTGCATTTACGCAAAGAGGACCTCGCGCTCTGTGGACACCATCCGGCCCTGGGCCGGATCACTCTGGGCCAACTGCTGGCCACCTGGACCGCCCATGACCTGACGCATCTTCATCAACTGTCTCGGATCCTGGCCCATTCTCTGCGAGATGATGTTGGTCCGTTTCTTAATTTTCTGGGTGTACTGCAATGCAACGGACACAGTTCCTCCTGA